From a region of the Citricoccus muralis genome:
- the ureE gene encoding urease accessory protein UreE, whose amino-acid sequence MIIESVLFNLTESTPDQRSRLEGVHLESVLLTGAALTQRIQRLTTDHGRDVGLRLPSSSPDLRNGDVLALDEGGAIVVSVLPTDVLVIAPADLRLALFTAHSLGNRHLQAQFLEKDEIRGRPVMVVQYDHTVQAFLDAHAVPYDRRELVMPEPFRHAEHTH is encoded by the coding sequence ATGATCATCGAGAGCGTCCTGTTCAATCTCACTGAGTCCACTCCGGACCAGCGGTCCCGGCTGGAGGGGGTCCACCTCGAATCGGTGCTCCTGACGGGCGCCGCCCTGACGCAGAGGATCCAGCGGCTCACCACGGACCACGGCCGTGACGTCGGCCTGCGGCTGCCCTCCTCCAGTCCGGACCTGCGGAACGGCGATGTCCTGGCGCTGGACGAGGGCGGAGCGATCGTGGTCTCCGTGCTGCCGACCGATGTCCTGGTGATCGCCCCCGCCGATCTCCGCCTGGCCCTCTTCACCGCCCACTCGCTCGGCAATCGTCACCTGCAGGCGCAGTTCCTCGAGAAGGATGAGATCCGGGGACGCCCTGTGATGGTGGTCCAGTACGACCACACCGTGCAGGCATTCTTGGACGCCCATGCCGTGCCCTATGACCGCCGTGAGCTCGTGATGCCCGAGCCTTTCCGCCATGCCGAACACACGCATTGA
- a CDS encoding urease accessory protein UreF, translated as MPNTRIDPGHLAILLQLGDGALPTGAFSHSFGLESYLAAGTVTDEAGVESWLRGYLETQLCTTDALAMRMAATGEMPVAETDALLDAAVVPSQVHKASLTMGSQLAKLVPSALPEAGPGPWPRHYCLVFVLAAVRCGVPLGLALHAYLAGAVSSLVQNAVRAVPLGQTAGQRILGRLRPLITESAEYALHRPVEDFGSTAPGLEIAQMRHEHLRARMFMS; from the coding sequence ATGCCGAACACACGCATTGACCCCGGGCATCTGGCCATCCTCCTCCAGCTGGGGGACGGGGCCCTGCCGACCGGCGCGTTCAGCCACTCCTTCGGGCTCGAGTCCTACCTGGCCGCGGGCACGGTGACGGATGAGGCCGGCGTAGAGTCCTGGTTGCGGGGCTATCTCGAGACCCAGTTGTGCACCACCGACGCCCTGGCCATGCGGATGGCGGCCACCGGTGAGATGCCGGTGGCCGAGACGGACGCGCTCCTCGATGCCGCCGTCGTGCCCTCCCAGGTCCACAAGGCCAGTCTGACGATGGGCTCCCAACTGGCCAAACTGGTGCCGTCCGCGCTTCCCGAAGCTGGCCCTGGCCCGTGGCCTCGGCACTACTGCCTCGTCTTCGTGCTGGCCGCCGTGCGATGCGGCGTCCCCCTGGGACTCGCGCTCCATGCCTATCTGGCCGGCGCGGTGTCCTCGCTGGTGCAGAACGCGGTCCGTGCCGTCCCCTTGGGCCAGACGGCGGGGCAACGCATCCTCGGCCGGCTCCGCCCCCTCATCACCGAGAGCGCGGAGTACGCCCTGCACCGGCCCGTGGAGGACTTCGGCTCCACAGCACCCGGCCTGGAGATCGCCCAGATGCGGCACGAACACCTGCGGGCCCGGATGTTCATGAGCTGA
- the ureG gene encoding urease accessory protein UreG — translation MSEPIIIGVGGPVGAGKTQLVERITRAMSAEVSMAAITNDIYTIEDARILAANSVLPESRIIGVETGGCPHTAIREDTTMNEAAIGELTQRFPDLEVIFVESGGDNLSATFSPELADFSIYIIDVAQGEKIPRKAGQGMIKSDLFIINKTDLAPHVGADLTVMVSDSAAFRGERPFCLTNLRTDEGLDAVLEWIRRDVLMSDLVG, via the coding sequence ATGAGTGAACCGATCATCATTGGAGTGGGCGGGCCCGTGGGCGCAGGCAAGACGCAACTCGTGGAACGGATCACCCGCGCCATGAGCGCCGAGGTCTCCATGGCCGCCATCACGAATGACATCTACACCATCGAAGACGCCCGCATTCTCGCGGCGAACTCCGTCCTTCCGGAGTCCCGGATTATCGGGGTGGAGACCGGAGGCTGTCCCCACACGGCCATACGGGAGGACACGACCATGAACGAGGCCGCCATCGGCGAACTCACGCAGCGCTTCCCCGACCTCGAGGTGATCTTCGTGGAGTCCGGCGGGGACAACCTCTCGGCGACCTTCAGCCCGGAACTGGCCGACTTCTCGATCTACATCATCGACGTGGCGCAGGGCGAGAAGATCCCCCGCAAAGCCGGCCAGGGCATGATCAAGTCTGACCTGTTCATCATCAACAAGACGGACCTGGCACCCCACGTGGGCGCGGACCTGACGGTGATGGTCTCCGACTCGGCTGCGTTCCGCGGGGAAAGGCCGTTCTGCCTGACGAACCTCAGGACGGACGAGGGGCTGGACGCCGTGCTGGAGTGGATCCGTCGCGACGTCCTGATGTCCGATCTGGTCGGGTGA
- a CDS encoding urease accessory protein UreD: MPPITLGRPDRTDHPAGLAPATGTLRLQVERAPSGRSVAAAQFHSGALRVLRAHYPDTSGGAVFTIVNPGGGFLGEDRYEIDYDGGPASSALVTTQSATKVYRSPAGPARQFQRFDLAPGARLEYVPDPLIAYEGAQYRQTTEVRMSAGASFLTAEIVTPGWAASGEPFRYHEVRLFTRLWLESQLLLWDNLVMRPARTDPTSRGWLDNRTHLLSLTAVHPGIGADTVDTVRGIISDFPTLHAGCSLLRGPGLVVRALADSSGVLALLAEAIGTRLRRDQTGQSPWELRKY, from the coding sequence GTGCCACCCATCACCCTCGGCCGTCCCGACCGCACGGACCACCCCGCTGGCCTCGCCCCCGCCACGGGCACCCTCCGGCTGCAGGTCGAGCGGGCTCCCTCGGGTCGGAGCGTGGCCGCGGCCCAGTTCCACTCCGGTGCCCTCCGGGTGCTCCGTGCGCACTATCCGGACACTAGCGGCGGGGCCGTCTTCACCATTGTCAATCCCGGCGGCGGATTTCTTGGGGAGGACCGCTACGAGATCGACTACGACGGCGGCCCGGCCTCGAGCGCGCTGGTCACCACACAGTCGGCCACGAAGGTCTACCGGAGCCCGGCGGGCCCGGCACGCCAATTCCAGCGCTTCGACCTTGCACCGGGGGCCAGGCTGGAGTACGTCCCTGACCCGTTGATCGCCTACGAGGGGGCCCAGTACCGGCAGACCACGGAGGTCCGGATGTCCGCCGGGGCTTCATTCCTCACCGCGGAGATCGTCACCCCGGGCTGGGCGGCGAGCGGGGAGCCGTTCCGCTACCACGAGGTGCGGCTGTTCACCCGCCTGTGGTTGGAATCCCAGCTGTTGCTGTGGGACAACCTGGTGATGAGACCTGCCCGCACCGATCCCACGAGCAGAGGGTGGCTCGACAACCGCACGCACCTGTTGTCACTGACTGCCGTCCACCCGGGCATCGGAGCGGACACCGTGGACACAGTTCGCGGGATCATCAGTGACTTTCCAACCCTCCACGCCGGGTGCAGCCTGCTCCGCGGGCCGGGACTGGTGGTCCGGGCCCTCGCTGACTCCAGCGGGGTCCTGGCCCTGCTCGCAGAGGCCATCGGCACCCGGCTGCGGCGCGATCAGACCGGTCAATCTCCCTGGGAGCTGCGAAAGTACTGA
- a CDS encoding tripartite tricarboxylate transporter permease: MDQLNLLFEGFGAALTPINLLWVLIGALLGTAVGVLPGLGSSMAVALLLPITFTLDPTAAFIMFAGVYFGGLFGDSTAGILLNTPGNSAAIAGSFEGHRMAKDGRAAKALATAAVGAFVGGLIATTLVVFFAPLLVKMATAFGPAEYFALAVFAFLAISSVVSESVVKGLGALGIGLVLAMVGVDGPSGTVRYTLGLPQLFDGISIVVITVGLLALGEVLHIAGRIHRDPGMERIGTNGRARLERSDVRKALPAWLRGTAFGVPFGIIPAGGAEVPTFLAYGTEKRLAKRRGDKEFGSTGSIRGVAAPEAAGNATAGTAMGALLALGLPTSATAAIMLAAFQQYGMQPGPLLFERSGELVWTLLASLFIGLVVLVILNMQFAVVWAKLLLIPRHYLYAGITVLSMLGVYAISSSTLDLWVLLVIGLLGFVMRRYQFPLAPVLIAVVLGPLAETELRRALTVSEGDASVLISSPVTMILYSVLVLALVVSALQHVRHRRQKAAEAATDGGSGGDGGGTAFSDPWGPDGGPSSTTPETPETVGAPNPGGKV, from the coding sequence ATGGACCAGTTGAACCTCCTGTTCGAGGGCTTCGGCGCTGCCCTCACCCCGATCAACCTGCTGTGGGTCCTCATCGGTGCCCTGCTGGGCACCGCCGTGGGCGTGCTGCCCGGTCTGGGCTCGTCGATGGCCGTGGCCCTGCTGCTGCCCATCACCTTCACGCTGGACCCGACCGCCGCGTTCATCATGTTCGCCGGTGTCTACTTCGGTGGCCTCTTCGGTGACTCCACCGCCGGGATCCTGCTGAACACCCCCGGCAACTCCGCCGCGATCGCCGGCTCGTTCGAGGGCCACCGGATGGCCAAGGACGGCCGGGCCGCCAAGGCGCTGGCGACGGCCGCCGTCGGCGCCTTCGTGGGCGGCCTGATCGCCACCACCCTGGTGGTGTTCTTCGCCCCCCTCCTGGTCAAGATGGCCACCGCCTTCGGTCCGGCCGAGTACTTCGCGCTGGCCGTGTTCGCCTTCCTGGCGATCTCCTCCGTGGTCTCCGAGTCCGTGGTGAAGGGCCTGGGCGCCCTTGGCATCGGCCTGGTCCTGGCCATGGTGGGCGTGGACGGGCCCTCCGGCACCGTCCGGTACACCCTGGGCCTGCCGCAGCTGTTCGACGGCATCTCCATCGTGGTCATCACCGTGGGCCTGCTGGCCCTCGGCGAGGTGCTGCACATCGCCGGCCGCATCCACCGGGATCCCGGCATGGAGCGGATCGGCACCAACGGCCGGGCCCGGCTGGAACGCTCGGATGTCCGCAAGGCCCTGCCGGCCTGGCTGCGCGGAACGGCCTTCGGCGTGCCCTTCGGCATCATCCCCGCCGGCGGGGCCGAGGTCCCGACGTTCCTGGCCTACGGCACCGAGAAGCGGCTGGCCAAGCGCCGCGGGGACAAGGAATTCGGTTCGACCGGCTCCATCCGCGGTGTGGCCGCCCCCGAGGCGGCTGGCAACGCGACCGCCGGTACGGCCATGGGTGCACTGCTCGCCCTCGGGCTGCCCACCTCCGCCACCGCGGCGATCATGCTGGCCGCCTTCCAGCAGTACGGCATGCAGCCCGGCCCCCTGCTCTTCGAGCGCAGCGGTGAACTGGTCTGGACGCTGCTGGCCTCGCTGTTCATCGGCCTGGTGGTCCTGGTCATCCTGAACATGCAGTTCGCGGTGGTGTGGGCCAAGCTGCTGCTGATCCCGCGCCACTACCTCTACGCCGGCATCACGGTGCTATCCATGCTGGGCGTGTACGCCATCAGCTCCTCGACCCTGGACCTCTGGGTCCTCCTGGTGATCGGCCTGCTGGGCTTCGTGATGCGGCGCTACCAGTTCCCGCTGGCCCCCGTGCTGATCGCCGTGGTCCTCGGGCCGCTGGCCGAGACCGAACTGCGCCGCGCGCTGACCGTCTCCGAGGGGGATGCGTCCGTGCTGATCTCCAGCCCGGTCACCATGATCCTGTACTCCGTGCTGGTCCTGGCCCTCGTGGTCAGCGCCCTGCAGCACGTGCGTCACCGCCGTCAGAAGGCGGCCGAGGCGGCGACTGATGGTGGCTCCGGCGGAGACGGCGGTGGGACGGCCTTCAGCGATCCGTGGGGCCCCGACGGCGGCCCCTCGTCCACCACGCCCGAGACCCCGGAGACCGTGGGCGCCCCGAACCCCGGCGGCAAGGTGTAG
- a CDS encoding tripartite tricarboxylate transporter TctB family protein — MSQQQTVPPAGHSAETAGTAGATGGPQGPTSAAPQGGTARRGFWAGRSELIMPLLVAGIATWLAIETATMNVMGDSVPGPQFFPTIVCIVLYAVAVVHAIQLLRNPRLPDLTDDAVNADTSSDLLGDLASASDRGRERIAGRTPGATLPPGWKTYTDWKTVGLIVGGIAGFILVLPVLGWVLSAAGLFWVVCKALGSERPLFDLIISLVFSSVIQLAFNAGLGLNLPGGFLEGLI, encoded by the coding sequence GTGAGCCAGCAGCAGACTGTACCCCCGGCCGGCCATTCGGCTGAGACCGCCGGAACCGCCGGGGCAACCGGCGGACCCCAGGGCCCGACGTCGGCCGCACCCCAGGGCGGGACCGCGCGTCGCGGATTCTGGGCCGGCCGCAGCGAACTGATCATGCCCCTGCTGGTGGCCGGCATCGCCACCTGGCTCGCCATCGAGACGGCGACCATGAACGTCATGGGCGACTCCGTGCCGGGGCCCCAGTTCTTCCCGACGATCGTCTGCATCGTGCTGTACGCCGTCGCGGTCGTCCACGCCATCCAGCTGCTGCGGAACCCGCGGCTGCCGGACCTCACCGACGATGCGGTGAACGCGGACACGTCCTCGGACCTGCTTGGCGACCTGGCCTCCGCCTCCGATCGCGGCCGGGAGCGGATCGCCGGCCGCACCCCGGGCGCCACGCTGCCCCCGGGCTGGAAGACGTACACCGACTGGAAGACCGTGGGCCTGATCGTCGGCGGCATCGCCGGGTTCATCCTCGTGCTGCCCGTCCTGGGGTGGGTGCTCTCCGCGGCCGGCCTGTTCTGGGTGGTCTGCAAGGCCCTGGGCAGCGAACGCCCGCTGTTCGACCTCATCATCTCGCTGGTGTTCTCCTCGGTCATCCAGCTGGCCTTCAACGCCGGACTCGGACTGAACCTGCCCGGCGGCTTCCTGGAAGGACTGATCTGA
- a CDS encoding Bug family tripartite tricarboxylate transporter substrate binding protein, protein MSSRTFTKAALGVAAAGVVGLALVNAAAGGGEATARSKLVLMAPAAPGGGWDGFARESQQAIKSDGISNNVQVVNVPGAGGTIGLGQFAQMEGRSDMMMVTGGVMVGAVELADSGVSMDDVEPLVRLADDYAALVVPADSPYETLDDFIAAWKQDPGGASISGGSLGSIDHLLTGLVAEKVGIDPSQTNYIAYSGGGEALTSMLSGTTVAGMSGYNEVADQIEAGNLRALAISSKERLPGVDVPTFLEQGVDAEMANWRGLAAAPGVSEEDRGELLEIVEEYRQTDHWQDALERNSWTDSYMTGDEFEAFLDEEIDRTRDIVEGLGL, encoded by the coding sequence ATGAGTTCACGCACCTTCACCAAGGCCGCCCTCGGCGTGGCGGCCGCCGGCGTCGTCGGCCTTGCCTTGGTCAATGCCGCCGCTGGCGGTGGCGAGGCCACCGCCCGATCCAAGCTGGTGCTGATGGCACCGGCGGCGCCCGGCGGCGGCTGGGACGGCTTCGCCCGCGAATCCCAGCAGGCCATCAAATCCGATGGCATCTCCAACAATGTCCAGGTCGTCAACGTCCCCGGAGCCGGTGGCACCATCGGGCTGGGGCAGTTCGCCCAGATGGAGGGCCGCTCGGACATGATGATGGTGACCGGCGGAGTGATGGTCGGTGCCGTCGAGCTGGCGGACTCCGGGGTCTCCATGGACGATGTCGAGCCGCTGGTCCGGCTGGCGGACGACTATGCCGCCCTGGTGGTGCCGGCGGACTCGCCATACGAGACCCTGGACGATTTCATCGCGGCGTGGAAGCAGGATCCGGGTGGCGCCTCCATCTCCGGTGGCTCGCTCGGCTCGATCGATCACCTGCTGACCGGCCTGGTGGCGGAGAAGGTGGGGATCGACCCGTCCCAGACCAACTACATCGCCTACTCCGGCGGTGGCGAGGCGCTGACCTCCATGCTCTCCGGCACCACCGTGGCCGGCATGTCCGGCTACAACGAGGTGGCGGACCAGATCGAGGCCGGCAACCTGCGGGCCCTGGCCATCTCCTCGAAGGAGCGGCTGCCCGGCGTGGACGTGCCCACCTTCCTGGAGCAGGGCGTGGATGCCGAGATGGCCAACTGGCGCGGCCTGGCCGCAGCCCCCGGCGTCTCCGAGGAGGACCGAGGCGAGCTGTTGGAGATCGTGGAGGAGTACCGCCAGACGGACCACTGGCAGGACGCCCTCGAGCGCAACAGCTGGACGGACAGCTACATGACGGGCGACGAGTTCGAGGCCTTCCTCGACGAAGAGATCGACCGCACCCGTGACATCGTGGAAGGACTCGGACTGTGA
- a CDS encoding sensor histidine kinase → MLRPPPRLNGPRPRRRFRLQLITLQLAIVLLTVLAVAAIVLRFEELRTRDLAFEEVHTVATEIASVPEVIATVNAADAVERIQPIAHLAERAAGVEFVVVADQDGIRVAHPDPAQIGQPVSSDHAPIRAGETFRGTEEGPLGVSLRSKVPIWDGDEVVGTVSVGLLQSEIRADLLEVVLGFAPWVLLAAGLGTAGAAWASRYVRTRIYGAGPEEMAGLHQSRQALLHSVGDGVIGVDEDGTITLVNDEATRLLGVGPDIEGRPAAEVLDADLAALLAPSPTPASSPGKATDAGPRRPTADEADWDLTTFALAGERILLARVRPARAQGRQIGRTLTVQDRTELESSLRELEGQRSLTETLRSQTHEFSNRLHVISGLLSLDETEEAQEYIRSLTGLAGGPFQHDLSDASLSALVGAKSALAREAGVALELTANGSVEADWSADDDALTVVANLLTNAIEAAGDGGRVMLEVTAGAAGFAVQVDDSGPGLDPDAAQALFRWGASTKDTGPASGRPAGGRGIGLALVDRIARRRRGRVEITPSPWGGARFRAAWPAAADADAGTDTGTGTHTRTYGDSDGRGAGADRDQAETPNTEDRGDIR, encoded by the coding sequence GTGCTTCGCCCCCCACCCCGCCTGAACGGGCCCCGGCCCCGCCGCCGGTTCCGCCTGCAGTTGATCACCCTGCAGCTGGCCATCGTGCTGCTGACGGTGCTAGCCGTGGCGGCCATCGTGCTGCGCTTCGAGGAACTCCGTACCCGGGACCTCGCCTTCGAGGAGGTCCACACCGTGGCCACCGAGATCGCCAGCGTCCCCGAGGTGATCGCCACCGTGAACGCAGCGGATGCGGTGGAGAGAATTCAACCCATCGCCCACCTGGCCGAACGGGCCGCCGGGGTCGAGTTCGTGGTCGTCGCGGACCAGGACGGCATCCGGGTGGCCCACCCCGACCCGGCGCAGATCGGCCAGCCGGTCTCCTCAGACCATGCCCCGATCCGTGCTGGCGAGACCTTCCGCGGCACCGAGGAGGGCCCCCTGGGGGTATCGCTGCGTTCCAAGGTCCCGATCTGGGACGGCGACGAGGTGGTGGGCACCGTCTCGGTGGGCCTGCTGCAGAGCGAGATCCGCGCCGACCTGCTCGAGGTCGTCCTCGGTTTCGCCCCGTGGGTCCTGCTGGCCGCCGGCCTGGGCACCGCCGGGGCAGCGTGGGCCTCCCGCTACGTGCGCACCAGGATCTACGGGGCTGGTCCCGAGGAGATGGCCGGACTGCACCAGTCCCGCCAGGCGCTGCTGCACAGCGTCGGAGACGGCGTCATCGGCGTGGACGAGGACGGCACCATCACCCTCGTCAACGATGAGGCCACCCGGCTGCTCGGCGTGGGCCCGGACATCGAGGGCCGCCCGGCCGCAGAAGTGCTGGATGCGGACCTGGCCGCCCTCCTGGCCCCCTCCCCCACACCGGCCTCGTCCCCGGGCAAGGCAACCGATGCTGGGCCACGCCGCCCGACGGCGGACGAGGCCGACTGGGATCTGACGACCTTCGCCCTGGCCGGCGAGCGCATCCTCCTGGCCCGGGTGCGGCCGGCGCGGGCGCAGGGCCGGCAGATCGGCCGCACCCTGACCGTGCAGGACCGCACCGAACTGGAGTCCAGCCTGCGCGAGCTGGAGGGCCAGCGCAGCCTGACGGAGACCCTGCGGTCACAGACCCACGAGTTCTCCAACCGACTCCATGTGATCTCCGGCCTGCTGTCCCTCGACGAGACCGAGGAGGCGCAGGAGTACATCCGGAGCCTGACAGGCCTGGCCGGCGGCCCATTCCAGCACGACCTCTCCGATGCATCCCTGTCCGCGCTGGTCGGCGCGAAATCCGCGCTCGCCCGGGAGGCCGGCGTCGCGCTGGAGCTGACCGCCAACGGCTCCGTGGAGGCGGACTGGAGTGCGGACGACGACGCCCTCACGGTGGTGGCCAATCTGCTGACGAATGCCATCGAGGCGGCCGGGGACGGCGGCCGGGTGATGCTGGAGGTGACCGCCGGCGCCGCCGGATTCGCGGTCCAGGTGGACGACTCGGGTCCCGGCCTGGACCCGGATGCGGCGCAGGCCCTGTTCCGCTGGGGAGCCTCCACCAAGGACACCGGCCCGGCGTCAGGGCGGCCCGCCGGAGGCCGCGGCATCGGCCTCGCCCTGGTGGACCGGATTGCCCGGCGCCGGCGCGGCCGGGTGGAGATCACCCCGTCGCCCTGGGGCGGGGCCCGGTTCCGGGCCGCCTGGCCGGCGGCCGCAGACGCCGACGCCGGCACTGATACTGGCACCGGCACCCACACCCGCACCTACGGTGACAGCGATGGCCGTGGCGCTGGAGCGGACAGAGACCAGGCTGAGACACCGAACACCGAGGACAGAGGGGACATCCGTTGA
- a CDS encoding response regulator — protein sequence MIRTLVVDDDFAVAGMHRRFVEALDDFEVVGVLERGLPVAEFLAQHEVDLVLLDVHLPDRGGVQVLEDLRSAGHDVAVIMVTAASERDTVRRAVGHGVDGYLVKPFSREEFNERLQEFAALLAAHGGSGHGAGSAPDLDQTEIDRLVRGASGRAPDHVEQPAWSSTAAWSSTAARSGSGAPPNGPADRLPKGYSAPTLNLVAAALREVGAGVDLSAREVAAACGISRVSARRYLELLTDRGKAELRPRYGATGRPEHRYAWIG from the coding sequence TTGATCAGGACACTCGTGGTGGATGACGACTTCGCGGTCGCGGGGATGCACCGGCGCTTCGTGGAGGCTCTCGACGACTTCGAGGTGGTCGGGGTCCTGGAACGCGGTCTACCGGTGGCGGAGTTCCTGGCTCAGCACGAGGTGGACCTCGTGCTGCTGGACGTGCACCTGCCGGACCGGGGCGGCGTCCAGGTGCTGGAGGACCTGCGATCTGCTGGTCATGACGTCGCGGTGATCATGGTGACCGCCGCCAGCGAGCGTGACACCGTCCGCCGCGCGGTAGGCCACGGCGTGGACGGTTACCTGGTCAAGCCCTTCAGCCGCGAGGAGTTCAACGAGCGCCTCCAGGAGTTCGCCGCCCTCCTCGCCGCCCACGGCGGATCCGGCCACGGCGCCGGCAGTGCTCCGGACCTGGACCAGACCGAGATCGACCGGCTGGTCCGGGGCGCATCCGGCCGGGCCCCGGACCACGTGGAGCAGCCGGCGTGGTCCAGCACAGCGGCGTGGTCTAGCACCGCGGCGCGGTCGGGGTCAGGGGCACCACCGAACGGACCCGCGGACCGCCTGCCCAAGGGGTACTCGGCCCCCACGCTGAACCTGGTGGCGGCCGCACTGCGGGAGGTCGGGGCCGGCGTCGACCTCTCGGCGCGTGAGGTGGCGGCGGCCTGCGGGATCTCCCGGGTCAGCGCCCGCCGCTATCTCGAGCTGCTGACCGACCGCGGCAAAGCCGAGCTGCGGCCGCGCTACGGTGCCACCGGGCGCCCGGAACACCGGTACGCCTGGATCGGCTGA
- the tcuA gene encoding FAD-dependent tricarballylate dehydrogenase TcuA, which translates to MTTSPTPDTRTGGAQTGTSLDADVIVVGGGNAAFTAAHAAAERGRKVLLLEKAPRDAFGGNSYYTAGATRIAHAGLEDLQDFIEPDERHAVTEVPAYSAEDYAADLVRVTDGRNDPELTEVLVQEAAPNLRWLQSLGLKYRLMYERQAYQREDGSYLFWGGLHVGNVGGGEGLMHDHVRVAEQLGTEVRYGQDVTGLVVEEGQVKGVAVRQEDGSLQELRAESVILGAGGFESNAEWRREHLGEGWENAKVRGTPFNNGDMIAAGLKIGAQKAGHWSTCHSTQWDAFTPNNESNRELTNRLTRQSYPLGIIVNTEGQRFVDEGEDFRNYTYAKFGREILKQPGSVAYQIFDAPLRAMLRSEEYEMPGITVAEADTLEELAGKIGIAPEALTGTVQDYNGSIDTTIPWDPTIKDGRRAETTPVKSNWATPLTEGPFYAYAVTCGITFTFGGLKSDTHGRVLDAEGEHISGLYVCGEMLGGLFAGNYPGGSGLAAGVVFGRRAGTLA; encoded by the coding sequence ATGACCACCTCCCCCACCCCGGACACCCGCACCGGCGGCGCCCAGACCGGCACCAGCCTGGATGCCGACGTCATCGTCGTCGGCGGCGGCAACGCTGCCTTCACCGCCGCCCACGCAGCAGCCGAGCGGGGCCGGAAGGTGCTCCTGCTGGAGAAGGCCCCCCGGGACGCGTTCGGCGGCAACAGCTACTACACCGCCGGCGCCACGCGCATCGCCCATGCCGGACTCGAGGACCTGCAGGACTTCATCGAGCCGGACGAGCGCCACGCCGTCACCGAGGTCCCGGCGTATTCCGCCGAGGACTACGCCGCCGACCTCGTCCGCGTCACCGACGGCCGCAATGACCCCGAGCTGACCGAGGTCCTGGTGCAGGAGGCCGCCCCGAACCTGCGGTGGCTGCAGTCGCTGGGTCTGAAGTACCGACTGATGTACGAGCGCCAGGCCTATCAGCGCGAGGACGGCAGTTACCTGTTCTGGGGCGGGCTGCATGTCGGCAACGTCGGCGGCGGCGAGGGCCTCATGCATGACCACGTCCGCGTGGCCGAGCAGCTGGGCACCGAGGTCCGCTACGGCCAGGACGTGACCGGGCTGGTCGTCGAGGAGGGCCAGGTCAAGGGCGTCGCCGTCCGCCAAGAGGATGGGTCCCTGCAGGAACTGCGCGCCGAATCCGTGATCCTGGGCGCCGGCGGCTTCGAGTCCAATGCCGAGTGGCGCCGCGAGCACCTCGGTGAGGGCTGGGAGAACGCCAAGGTCCGCGGCACCCCCTTCAACAACGGGGACATGATCGCCGCCGGCCTGAAGATCGGCGCGCAGAAGGCCGGGCACTGGTCCACCTGCCACTCCACCCAATGGGATGCGTTCACCCCGAACAACGAGTCCAACCGCGAGCTGACCAACCGGCTGACCCGCCAGTCCTACCCGCTGGGGATCATCGTCAACACCGAAGGCCAGCGGTTCGTGGACGAGGGCGAGGACTTCCGCAACTACACCTACGCGAAGTTCGGCCGCGAGATCCTCAAGCAGCCGGGCTCGGTCGCCTACCAGATCTTCGATGCCCCCCTGCGGGCCATGCTGCGGAGTGAGGAGTATGAGATGCCCGGCATCACCGTGGCCGAGGCGGACACCCTCGAGGAGCTGGCCGGGAAAATCGGGATCGCCCCGGAGGCCCTCACCGGGACCGTCCAGGACTACAACGGGTCCATCGACACCACCATCCCCTGGGACCCCACCATCAAGGACGGCCGCCGTGCCGAGACCACCCCGGTCAAGTCCAACTGGGCCACCCCCCTGACCGAGGGGCCGTTCTACGCCTACGCGGTCACCTGTGGCATCACGTTCACCTTCGGCGGCCTGAAGTCGGACACCCACGGCCGGGTCCTGGACGCCGAGGGCGAGCACATCTCCGGGCTGTACGTCTGCGGTGAGATGCTCGGCGGCCTGTTCGCCGGCAACTACCCCGGCGGTTCCGGCCTGGCCGCGGGAGTGGTCTTCGGACGGCGCGCCGGTACCCTGGCCTGA